A genomic window from Solanum stenotomum isolate F172 chromosome 10, ASM1918654v1, whole genome shotgun sequence includes:
- the LOC125842212 gene encoding defensin-like protein, with the protein MGYSMRLFATFFLVAMLLLSTEMGPMSGGAEARTCESQSHSFKGPCVGDTNCASVCQTEGFIGGDCRGLRRQCFCTRNC; encoded by the exons ATGGGATACTCCATGCGTTTGTTTGCAACTTTCTTCCTTGTAGCAATGCTGCTTTTGTCCACTG AGATGGGACCAATGAGCGGTGGTGCAGAGGCAAGAACCTGTGAATCACAGAGCCACAGTTTCAAGGGGCCATGTGTTGGCGATACCAACTGTGCCTCCGTGTGCCAGACTGAAGGTTTCATTGGCGGCGATTGTCGTGGCCTTCGCCGCCAATGTTTTTGCACTAGAAACTGCTAG